The following coding sequences are from one Streptomyces sp. NBC_01232 window:
- a CDS encoding inositol monophosphatase family protein translates to MPSSGPDFDHERQIAVAAAQEAGRLLRSRFGTARCVRTKGGSGDVLMDLDLAAEKLVLRRLQHHFPHDRILSEEAGLLDAAGERTWLVDPLDGSNNVVIGLPTYAVGIGLCLGGTPVMGVVHEPVTGETWHAVRGYGAHGPSGALPGPGRTLPSPGPVVAWTQGYAVERGDASAVALRAVLELRCRRVLQLWAPLLGWSLLARGTIDAFVGYRAEGVDLPTGALLAAEAGVELRTLSGAAFSPGFAGADTGRSFVAARGETLAYLLADVGAVTRDTA, encoded by the coding sequence ATGCCCAGCAGCGGGCCTGATTTCGACCACGAGAGGCAGATCGCCGTCGCCGCCGCGCAGGAGGCGGGCCGCCTGCTGCGCAGCCGTTTCGGCACGGCGCGGTGCGTGCGTACGAAGGGCGGGTCCGGGGACGTCCTGATGGACCTCGACCTCGCCGCCGAGAAGCTCGTCCTGCGCCGCTTGCAGCACCACTTCCCGCACGACCGGATCCTGTCCGAGGAGGCCGGGCTGCTCGACGCCGCGGGCGAACGCACCTGGCTGGTCGACCCGCTGGACGGCAGCAACAACGTCGTGATCGGGCTGCCCACCTACGCGGTGGGAATCGGGTTGTGCCTGGGAGGCACCCCGGTGATGGGGGTGGTGCACGAACCGGTCACGGGGGAGACCTGGCACGCGGTCAGGGGATACGGGGCCCACGGGCCGTCCGGCGCTCTGCCCGGCCCCGGCCGCACGCTGCCGAGCCCCGGGCCCGTCGTCGCCTGGACGCAGGGATACGCCGTGGAACGGGGCGACGCGAGCGCCGTGGCCCTGCGCGCAGTGCTGGAGCTGCGCTGCCGGCGGGTCCTGCAGCTGTGGGCGCCGCTGCTCGGCTGGAGCCTGCTGGCGCGCGGCACCATCGACGCGTTCGTCGGCTACCGCGCCGAGGGCGTGGACCTGCCGACCGGGGCGCTGCTCGCGGCCGAGGCCGGGGTGGAACTGCGCACCCTGTCCGGGGCGGCGTTCAGCCCCGGCTTCGCGGGGGCCGACACCGGGCGCAGCTTCGTCGCGGCGCGCGGCGAGACCCTCGCGTACCTGCTTGCCGACGTGGGCGCCGTCACCCGAGACACGGCCTAG